One window from the genome of Candidatus Manganitrophaceae bacterium encodes:
- the mreD gene encoding rod shape-determining protein MreD yields MKWFTRIMVFLFFIPVQTLLLEPLKMGGVKPDLALLLAFMHGWAFGEMNGLFWGLALGGLMDLFSVGFLGVNLVLKGIIGLFAGLFGKTLINLPIWGNGLIIFILSHLHDLIGTLFLRGVGEDGFTMGILSQIFLRALYNGFLATALFYAFLKFKNRGGMSKYASTSSPPG; encoded by the coding sequence TTGAAGTGGTTTACCCGTATCATGGTCTTCTTATTTTTTATCCCGGTTCAGACCCTCCTCCTGGAACCACTCAAAATGGGAGGCGTGAAGCCTGATCTTGCCCTCTTGCTCGCATTCATGCATGGATGGGCCTTTGGAGAAATGAATGGTCTTTTCTGGGGTCTGGCGCTGGGAGGGCTTATGGACCTTTTCTCGGTCGGCTTCCTCGGCGTCAATCTTGTCCTGAAGGGGATCATCGGTCTTTTCGCGGGCTTGTTCGGAAAAACCCTCATCAATCTCCCCATCTGGGGGAACGGCCTGATCATTTTCATCCTTTCGCACCTCCACGACTTGATCGGCACCCTCTTCCTGCGCGGTGTCGGGGAGGATGGGTTTACGATGGGGATCCTGAGCCAGATATTTTTGAGGGCGCTTTACAATGGCTTTCTGGCCACTGCGCTGTTCTACGCTTTTTTGAAATTTAAAAACCGTGGAGGGATGTCGAAATATGCAAGCACCTCATCTCCCCCAGGTTGA
- the mrdA gene encoding penicillin-binding protein 2, which yields MQAPHLPQVDNRGFQIRISLFFGLIAFALFLLLLRAWYLQIVQGEYYLELSENNRLRVIETPPPRGRIYDRNGSVLVNNPPSNNLYVVLGDMPAPEEIIPRLAKLIGMPPDEISDRLKKNKRDLFLPVKIKEDLTMREVAQIEGHRLDLPGVNIQSEFKRDAVYGALAAHLIGYVGEVTQKQLASGKYEDARGGSIIGQYGVEQTYDAILRGTRGRKRIEVDALGYERSVVEVTPPVQGDDIFLTLDLDVQRVAEEALAQRPGAIVAMDPRNGEILAMVSHPTFNPNMISRGISSKAWKALLEDTKRPLTNRVIHGQYPPASTYKIVMGAAILESKIASTMDKITCKGFIRFAGRTYRDWKWNGHGQVDLHRSLVESCDVYYYEMGAKLGVDTISQFSYTFGLGRPTGIELAYEKGGLIPTSEWKKRVYKERWFPGETLSISIGQGFVLTTPIQLAAMISAIAADGVMHSPQLLKKIRRHTTQSFEAVPSSKGRRLPISSETIRAIQSALAGVVSDPKGTAKTSRSKLVSMGGKTGTAQVVARPEDDSELPAHLNDHAWFVAYAPVDDPEIAVVVLVENGGHGGSTAAPLARKIIEAYFGEPEEPITTEDPRSAIGSWDKPPSRLKDKARGHKDDRSVLTRTVRSLLTDNAVLSDESAVSNSAIAELGEEDALDLVRKEGMNQQGTQS from the coding sequence ATGCAAGCACCTCATCTCCCCCAGGTTGATAACCGGGGCTTTCAGATCCGGATCAGTCTATTCTTTGGCCTCATCGCCTTCGCCCTTTTCCTCCTTCTTCTGAGGGCCTGGTATCTTCAGATCGTTCAAGGAGAATACTACCTGGAGCTGTCTGAGAATAACCGCCTTCGTGTTATTGAAACACCGCCTCCCCGTGGGCGAATTTATGACCGGAACGGATCTGTCCTTGTAAACAATCCCCCCAGCAACAACCTCTATGTGGTCCTGGGCGACATGCCCGCACCGGAAGAGATCATCCCTCGGCTCGCCAAACTCATTGGAATGCCTCCTGATGAGATATCGGACCGATTGAAGAAGAACAAAAGAGATCTCTTCCTCCCGGTCAAAATCAAAGAGGATTTGACAATGAGGGAGGTCGCACAAATCGAAGGACACCGCCTGGACCTTCCCGGGGTCAATATCCAGTCAGAATTCAAGCGGGATGCCGTTTATGGGGCTCTGGCCGCACATCTTATTGGTTATGTCGGAGAAGTGACGCAGAAACAACTTGCCTCCGGAAAATACGAGGATGCAAGGGGGGGAAGCATTATAGGTCAATACGGAGTGGAGCAGACTTATGATGCCATCCTTCGGGGGACCCGGGGACGGAAAAGAATCGAAGTCGATGCCCTTGGATACGAAAGAAGTGTTGTCGAGGTCACCCCCCCTGTCCAGGGGGACGACATTTTTTTAACCCTGGACCTCGATGTTCAGAGGGTGGCCGAAGAAGCACTCGCACAACGTCCGGGGGCTATCGTGGCCATGGACCCACGTAATGGAGAGATCCTGGCCATGGTCAGTCATCCAACCTTTAATCCAAACATGATCTCCAGAGGGATCTCATCGAAGGCATGGAAAGCCCTCCTTGAAGATACCAAACGCCCATTAACCAATCGAGTCATCCATGGTCAATATCCCCCGGCATCCACCTATAAAATTGTGATGGGAGCGGCAATTCTGGAATCGAAGATAGCATCCACGATGGACAAGATCACCTGCAAAGGTTTTATTCGTTTTGCAGGACGCACATACAGAGACTGGAAGTGGAATGGTCACGGACAGGTCGACCTTCATCGCTCCCTCGTTGAGTCTTGTGACGTCTATTATTATGAGATGGGGGCAAAACTCGGGGTCGACACCATTTCCCAGTTTTCTTACACCTTTGGGCTGGGGAGACCCACCGGCATCGAACTTGCCTACGAAAAGGGGGGCTTGATCCCAACCTCTGAGTGGAAGAAACGTGTCTATAAAGAACGCTGGTTCCCCGGGGAAACCCTCTCTATTTCTATCGGACAAGGCTTCGTTCTGACAACACCCATTCAGCTCGCCGCTATGATCAGCGCAATCGCCGCAGATGGCGTCATGCATTCCCCGCAGTTATTGAAGAAAATCAGAAGACATACCACGCAATCATTCGAGGCCGTTCCATCAAGTAAGGGAAGACGTCTGCCAATTTCTTCAGAAACCATTCGGGCGATCCAGAGTGCGCTCGCCGGGGTCGTCTCCGACCCAAAAGGAACCGCCAAGACATCCCGGTCGAAGCTGGTTTCGATGGGAGGGAAAACAGGAACCGCCCAGGTGGTTGCAAGACCGGAGGACGACAGCGAACTGCCTGCCCACCTCAATGATCATGCCTGGTTCGTGGCGTACGCCCCTGTGGACGATCCCGAAATCGCGGTAGTCGTCCTGGTAGAGAATGGCGGGCATGGTGGTTCCACGGCCGCCCCTCTTGCCCGAAAGATCATTGAGGCCTATTTTGGGGAACCCGAAGAGCCGATCACGACAGAAGACCCAAGATCGGCGATTGGATCTTGGGATAAACCGCCAAGTCGTCTGAAAGACAAGGCCAGAGGCCATAAGGACGACCGAAGCGTACTCACCCGTACGGTGAGGAGTCTGTTGACCGATAACGCAGTATTATCGGACGAATCGGCAGTTTCTAATTCCGCAATCGCGGAATTAGGGGAAGAAGACGCGCTTGATCTTGTTCGAAAGGAAGGGATGAATCAACAAGGAACACAATCGTGA
- the rodA gene encoding rod shape-determining protein RodA: MVSDRRMIAGYDWLFLIVLFIILGLGVLSIYSVTTLHETTSTGRTPLYMKQIYWIILGWVAFLIMAWIDYHEIIRFAYPIYAGTIVMLALVPFIGRVGMGAQRWIQIGSLSFQPSEVAKISILLALAKYFSDYYPKKGLNLKELMVPAALLLLPMVLILKQPDLGTALSISSIFFSMLFVVGLKSKFLINFSLLSAMLSPFIGQLIWNHLKDYQKKRLLTFINPANDPTGTGYQIIQSKIAIGSGGLSGKGLFGGTQSQLQFLPERHTDFIFSVFAEQWGFLGILFLFLLFLFLFSWTIEIATRSRDILGSLIVVGVIGLISFYVLVNIGMTLGVMPVVGVPLPLFSYGGTAMVSTMALLGLLLNVKLRRFMLFY; encoded by the coding sequence ATCGTGAGCGATCGCAGAATGATTGCGGGCTATGACTGGCTTTTTTTGATTGTTCTTTTTATTATCCTTGGATTGGGCGTTTTGTCCATCTACAGCGTAACCACCCTGCATGAAACGACCTCGACAGGTAGAACGCCCCTGTACATGAAACAAATCTATTGGATTATTCTTGGCTGGGTTGCCTTTCTGATCATGGCCTGGATCGATTATCACGAAATCATACGTTTTGCCTACCCGATCTATGCCGGAACCATTGTCATGCTGGCCTTGGTGCCGTTTATTGGACGCGTCGGAATGGGTGCACAACGCTGGATTCAGATCGGATCCCTCTCTTTTCAGCCATCAGAAGTCGCTAAAATCAGCATCCTGCTTGCCCTGGCAAAATACTTTTCCGACTATTATCCCAAAAAGGGACTCAACCTCAAAGAGCTTATGGTCCCGGCAGCCCTCCTCCTTCTCCCGATGGTCCTTATCTTAAAGCAGCCGGATCTCGGGACCGCGCTCTCCATTTCCTCAATCTTTTTCAGCATGCTCTTTGTTGTCGGACTCAAATCAAAATTTTTGATCAATTTTTCATTGTTGTCGGCAATGTTGTCTCCCTTTATCGGGCAACTGATCTGGAATCACCTGAAAGACTATCAAAAGAAGCGACTCTTGACCTTTATCAACCCGGCAAATGACCCGACGGGGACCGGATACCAGATCATTCAATCTAAGATTGCAATCGGTTCCGGAGGCCTTTCGGGAAAAGGCCTTTTTGGCGGTACACAGAGCCAGTTGCAGTTTCTTCCGGAAAGACACACCGATTTTATCTTTTCCGTGTTTGCGGAACAGTGGGGCTTCCTGGGGATTTTATTTTTATTCCTCTTATTCCTCTTCCTTTTTTCCTGGACCATTGAGATCGCAACAAGATCCAGAGATATTCTGGGTTCCCTGATTGTGGTCGGGGTCATCGGCCTGATCTCTTTTTATGTCCTGGTCAACATAGGCATGACACTCGGCGTTATGCCTGTTGTGGGTGTACCGCTTCCTCTCTTTAGCTACGGAGGAACAGCCATGGTTTCCACCATGGCTTTGCTAGGGCTCCTTTTAAATGTTAAATTAAGACGGTTTATGTTATTTTACTGA
- a CDS encoding Rne/Rng family ribonuclease, with the protein MSLEIIISAAREETRVALLENKVLTEVYFDRKRDRRIMGNVYKGKVVKVLPGMQAAFVDISTEKAAFLYVSDVMDVKANTAGPADQTELDDDDSLELEEGAEEPIPVVKRSKRGTTRSIEELLKEGQEIMVQVSKEPIGTKGPRVTTYVSLPGRYLVYMPTVNHIGISRRIPKEEERQRLKDMVLRLRKPGSGYIARTVSEGITEEEFKQDIGFLEVVWQNILKKKEKLSAPALLHTDLDLIFRTVRDLFTKKVSRLVIDSKRDYEHIREFVGTYLPSHLSRVELWDKDEAIFDAYGLEMEISKAKNRRVWLKSGGYIVIDRTEALTVIDVNTGRYVGKRDLEETIFKTNLEAVKEIAYQMRLRNIGGIIIIDLIDMEKERNRDKVFGALQDAVSNDKARMHLLKISDLGLVQISRERTREDLIRVLCEPCSYCEGRGYTKAPITMCHELFREIRRIGSSPRDKKIIIGVHPAVANLLYDEERHGVEVLEREYRKKIIIKADSNLHLEQYDIVML; encoded by the coding sequence ATGTCTCTTGAAATTATTATAAGCGCTGCCCGCGAAGAAACGCGGGTCGCCTTACTCGAAAACAAGGTCCTAACGGAGGTCTATTTTGATCGGAAGCGGGACCGGCGCATCATGGGAAATGTTTATAAGGGAAAGGTGGTCAAAGTCCTTCCCGGAATGCAGGCCGCCTTTGTCGATATCTCAACCGAAAAGGCCGCTTTCCTCTATGTCTCCGACGTGATGGATGTTAAGGCAAACACAGCAGGGCCAGCGGATCAGACTGAACTGGATGATGATGACAGCCTCGAACTCGAAGAAGGGGCGGAGGAACCCATCCCTGTTGTAAAGCGTTCGAAGAGAGGGACCACACGATCCATAGAAGAACTCCTTAAAGAAGGACAAGAGATTATGGTCCAGGTCTCGAAAGAGCCTATCGGAACAAAAGGTCCACGGGTCACGACCTACGTTTCTCTCCCGGGCCGCTATCTGGTCTACATGCCGACTGTGAATCATATCGGCATTTCAAGACGTATCCCAAAAGAAGAAGAACGGCAGCGCTTGAAGGATATGGTCCTGCGCCTCCGAAAACCCGGCTCAGGCTATATTGCGCGGACCGTGAGCGAAGGGATTACAGAGGAAGAATTTAAACAGGATATCGGCTTTCTGGAAGTTGTGTGGCAAAATATTCTCAAGAAGAAAGAGAAATTATCTGCCCCGGCATTGCTGCATACAGACCTTGATCTTATTTTTAGAACGGTCCGAGATCTCTTCACAAAAAAAGTCAGCCGCCTGGTCATCGACTCCAAACGTGATTACGAACATATCCGGGAATTTGTAGGGACCTATCTCCCCAGCCATCTCTCTCGTGTTGAGTTATGGGATAAAGACGAGGCGATTTTTGATGCCTATGGATTGGAGATGGAGATCTCCAAGGCGAAAAACCGGCGCGTCTGGCTGAAGTCCGGAGGCTACATTGTCATTGACCGAACCGAGGCCCTCACGGTCATCGACGTGAACACCGGGCGCTACGTTGGGAAAAGGGATCTTGAGGAAACGATCTTCAAGACCAATCTCGAAGCGGTGAAAGAAATCGCGTATCAAATGCGTCTCCGCAACATCGGGGGCATCATTATTATCGACCTGATCGACATGGAAAAGGAAAGAAATCGGGATAAAGTTTTCGGTGCCTTGCAGGATGCCGTCTCGAACGATAAAGCCCGAATGCATCTGCTGAAGATTTCTGACCTCGGCCTGGTTCAAATATCCAGAGAAAGGACACGGGAGGACCTGATCCGGGTACTCTGCGAGCCCTGTTCTTACTGCGAGGGACGGGGCTACACCAAGGCACCAATCACCATGTGCCATGAACTCTTTCGGGAAATTCGTCGGATCGGTTCTTCACCGCGGGACAAAAAGATCATTATCGGCGTCCATCCTGCTGTGGCCAACCTCCTGTACGACGAAGAACGTCACGGGGTCGAGGTCTTGGAACGGGAATACAGAAAGAAGATTATCATAAAGGCCGATTCAAATCTTCATCTCGAACAATACGACATTGTGATGTTGTAA
- a CDS encoding ATP-binding cassette domain-containing protein, which produces MIKVSHLSKRYGDIVAIDDVTFSVDRGEILAFLGPNGAGKTTTMRILTCFMPATSGTATVAGFDIFEAPMEIKRRIGYLPENPPVYLEMTVVEYLCFVAKIKGLSGGNIKTGLDSALEKCALGHVSGRLIGNLSRGYRQRVGLAQALIHNPDVLILDEPTVGLDPKQIIEIRELIKELAGEHTIILSTHILPEATAVAQKIVIINRGKIVAVDSQERLSAQVRKSEKVSFRVRRKEALDPEKILAIAGVYHLIPQDADEGEGAFIVESEIGRDIREDLSKTIVTNGWGLLEMKPLVMSLEEVFLELTTQEKEVEAAGLLSTSNRALEENREGK; this is translated from the coding sequence ATGATCAAAGTTTCACATCTGAGCAAACGTTATGGGGATATCGTCGCCATCGATGATGTCACTTTTTCGGTCGATCGCGGCGAGATTCTGGCTTTTCTGGGTCCGAACGGGGCCGGAAAAACCACAACAATGCGAATTCTCACCTGTTTTATGCCTGCAACGAGCGGGACAGCAACCGTGGCCGGCTTTGATATCTTCGAAGCGCCGATGGAGATCAAACGGCGCATCGGCTATCTGCCGGAGAACCCCCCTGTTTATCTGGAAATGACAGTTGTTGAATATCTCTGCTTTGTCGCAAAAATAAAGGGGCTTTCCGGAGGGAATATAAAGACCGGGCTCGATTCAGCCCTGGAAAAATGCGCCCTGGGCCATGTTTCGGGCCGGCTCATCGGAAATCTCTCCCGGGGTTATCGCCAACGGGTCGGCCTGGCCCAGGCCTTGATCCATAATCCCGATGTCCTCATTCTGGATGAGCCCACCGTCGGCCTTGATCCGAAACAGATCATTGAGATTCGCGAATTGATCAAGGAACTGGCCGGGGAACACACCATTATCCTGTCCACCCATATTCTGCCTGAGGCGACCGCCGTGGCTCAGAAGATTGTCATCATCAATCGCGGAAAAATCGTGGCGGTCGATTCACAGGAACGGCTCTCCGCGCAGGTTCGGAAATCAGAGAAGGTTTCCTTCCGGGTCCGCAGAAAGGAAGCCCTTGACCCCGAAAAGATCCTGGCCATTGCCGGTGTGTATCATCTTATTCCCCAGGACGCAGATGAAGGAGAGGGGGCATTCATCGTCGAATCCGAAATTGGCCGTGACATTCGAGAAGATCTTTCCAAAACAATCGTCACAAACGGATGGGGCCTCCTGGAGATGAAACCGCTTGTCATGAGCCTGGAAGAGGTTTTCCTCGAGTTGACGACACAAGAAAAAGAGGTGGAAGCCGCCGGTTTGTTATCAACTTCCAATCGCGCCCTTGAGGAAAATCGTGAAGGAAAATAA